A part of Astatotilapia calliptera chromosome 15, fAstCal1.2, whole genome shotgun sequence genomic DNA contains:
- the LOC113006977 gene encoding spastin-like → MNEIVESGATVSFDDIAGQDLAKQALQEIVILPALRPDLFTGLRAPARGLLLFGPPGNGKTMLAKAVAAESNATFFNISAASLTSKYVGEGEKLVRALFAVARERQPSVIFIDEVDGLLYERREGEHDASRRLKTEFLIEFDGLQSGKDDRVLVMGATNRPQELDEAILRRFAKRVYVTLPDEKTRFTLLKNLLGTHGSPLSQDELSCLAKVTEGYSGSDLTALAKDAALGPIRELAPEQVRVIAAAEVRNIKIKDFEDSLKQIKPTVSPATLNMYTK, encoded by the exons ATGAATGAAATTGTAGAAAG TGGAGCGACTGTGTCATTTGATGACATCGCAGGGCAGGATCTGGCAAAGCAAGCACTTCAAGAAATTGTCATCCTTCCTGCCTTAAGACCTGATCTCTTTACTGGTCTGAGAGCTCCTGCACGTGGCTTGCTTTTATTTGGCCCACCAGGAAATGGGAAGACCATGCTCGCCAAAGCAGTTGCTGCAGAGTCTAATGCAACATTCTTCAACATCAGTGCTGCTAGTTTGACCTCCAAATATGTGGGAGAAGGCGAGAAGCTCGTACGAGCACTCTTTGCAGTTGCAAGAGAGAGACAGCCCTCAGTAATCTTCATCGATGAAGTGGACGGCTTGCTCTATgaaaggagggagggggagcATGACGCCTCTCGCCGTTTAAAAACTGAGTTCCTCATTGAGTTTGACGGGTTGCAGTCAGGAAAGGATGACAGAGTACTTGTAATGGGAGCAACGAACAGGCCCCAGGAGCTCGATGAAGCAATATTAAGGCGCTTTGCAAAAAGAGTATATGTGACCTTACCCGATGAGAAGACAAGATTTACGCTGCTGAAAAATCTTTTGGGAACGCACGGGAGTCCACTGAGCCAAGACGAACTGTCCTGTCTTGCAAAAGTGACTGAAGGATATTCAGGGAGCGATTTGACAGCATTAGCCAAAGATGCTGCACTTGGCCCAATAAGAGAGTTGGCACCAGAACAAGTCCGTGTTATAGCTGCTGCTGAGGTGCGCAACATTAAGATAAAAGACTTTGAGGATTCTCTGAAGCAAATCAAACCAACTGTTAGTCCAGCAACTCTTAACATGTACACCAAATAG